In Streptacidiphilus sp. P02-A3a, the DNA window CAGCCGCTTCGCTCACCGGGCGACTTCGGTCTCCAGCAACTGACGCGAGATCGCTCGGGCGGTGGCGCGCACGGCCGGTACGTAGGCAGCCGGATCGAACTCCGGGCTCGGGGCGACCACCGACAGGGCGGCGACCACGCCCTCCCGGGCGCGAACGGGTGCGGCGACCGTCGTGCGCGGGGCCGCCGGATCGAGCCGGCGTGCCACGGCGTAGTCGCCTCTCCTGATCTCCGCGAGGCTACGGCGCAACTCCTCGGTGGTGCGGATGGTGGTGTCGCCCTCGCCGGAGACGAAGTCCCGCAGGACCTGTTCCTGGACGCCGACCGGTGCGTTCGCGAGCAGCACCAGGCCGACTCCGGTCGTCGTCAGTGCCATCCGCTCGCCGACCCGGAACCTAACCGGTACGGCGTCGTGTGCGGAGAGCCGCTCCACCAGCAAGGCCTTGTCGTGGTCGCGCACGGCCAGCAGCACGTGCTGGCCGGTGACATGAAAGAGGTCCTCCATGAACGGCATCGCCACGGCCCGCAGCCCGTGTCCGCGCGGCGCGAGCGAGGCGATCTCCAGCAGCCGCAGACCGACGACGAAGCGGCCGTCGTCGAGCCGTTCGAGTGCGCCGACGTCGGTCAACTGCCGGGCGAGGCGCAGCGCGGTGCTGCGCGGCATGCCGGTTCGACGGGTGAGACCCGCCAACGGCAGGGCCCGGTTCTCCGAGTCGAAGCAGCTGAGCAGCGCGAACGCCCGCTCGATGAGCGCCTCGCCCGCGGCTGGATTCGCTCCCCGCGAGGACGCCGCCTTGCCTTCTGATGGTCTATCCGCTGACTTCATGAGTTTCCGTTCCACTCAGTGGCACAGTCGGTGCCATTATCACCCACCGCTCCTAGCATGACGACACTCAGCGGAAATTCTCTGGAAACCTCCCCGACATGTGGGGGCTCTCTCCGGCCTGGATGAAAACGCAGGTGACCGAGCAATGACGACACCCG includes these proteins:
- a CDS encoding IclR family transcriptional regulator, which produces MKSADRPSEGKAASSRGANPAAGEALIERAFALLSCFDSENRALPLAGLTRRTGMPRSTALRLARQLTDVGALERLDDGRFVVGLRLLEIASLAPRGHGLRAVAMPFMEDLFHVTGQHVLLAVRDHDKALLVERLSAHDAVPVRFRVGERMALTTTGVGLVLLANAPVGVQEQVLRDFVSGEGDTTIRTTEELRRSLAEIRRGDYAVARRLDPAAPRTTVAAPVRAREGVVAALSVVAPSPEFDPAAYVPAVRATARAISRQLLETEVAR